DNA sequence from the Acipenser ruthenus chromosome 8, fAciRut3.2 maternal haplotype, whole genome shotgun sequence genome:
TATCTTCAAGCGCAGCCCTGAggcagtttattataaaacatttaatgGTTGTCTCTCTGAATTCAATTTTTCACCAGACAACGTTAGCTCTTGACAAATGCAATGAGGCTATTGAGTGATAACTTAATTATTCATTGACTCTAGTTTACTTTGTTAAATCAATAATATAGTACAGATATCAAGGTTAAAGTCAGTCCTTGGGaaatttttaaaacatatatatatatatatatatatatatatatatatatatatatatatatatatatatataaaatataataataaaatatgaaaaccagaaaaaatgaattatacatttttattcctgttgaaatcCTGCCTCTTTTTCAAAGgctaaatgtttaaaatgtgttatttgacAAATATAATATTGTGTACAATCCACAACGTTTACCTGCTAATGTTGGTTTTGTGTTGTCTCtgctgggtttatttatttatttatttatttatttatttattaaatagcaGCTACATTTTGTAAAGTGTATTGTGAATTTGTATGTATCCGGTCGATTACTGTTGTTCACCTCAGAATATCTTTCTCCTCATTGCTTTGACATCGATTGGTTTTGCCGCACACAAATGTACTTCTCCCACTTTAGAGAAAGAGCGTGTTTCTGATACATACACCGTATATCTAGTCAATGCGGAAGGGGACATGTCAACAAATGTCTATCTAATCATATAGATTTCGCTATGAAATGCAAGCGTTAATAATTGTGAAAAGTGGTACTGAAGAATGACTGTATGGCTTTAAACTTCTTTCTACAGAAGGGACAAAAcatgtgtattaaaaaaacacgAAAAACACTTTTGTTTAAAGCATTATATCTGGTACAGCACTAGGTTTACGGTTACTGTTAGGCTAATCCCTAATAACCTTTTTCTAAtttaagttttcatttttttttcttatttaagttTTCAGCCACGTCAGGCTTTGTTAAAAAAGAGTGAGTTCCAGCAGTTCTGACAAACTcaaccagaaaaacaaaaaaaaaacaaaaactcagcAATTGCAAAGATAATGACCAATTTGTATTTActtaaatgtattgtgtaataTACAAGAGCTGTAGAAAACACGCTGtccaagtttattttatttagcagttcGTTGGCTCCCTCTATGTGCGTCCTTGGGCAGGATGCGAGGGGGTGTGTCTgagaataataatattaaaaaatactcCTACCCCAGTTCACATAGATGGGAGGATCGAAGTATAAATATCTTCTACTTGTCAGACTCACACAACTAAGAGACACCAGcatcaaaacactgtaaaaacgGGAGCTTGTAATAACACTATGGCTTGCTATGACGGCTGTCAGTGCAGCAATGACAGGAAGCAAAGCAGTATCCTCTACAGCATTTTAAAGAACGACAACCACGCGCAACTACGCAGACATCAGGGGACCATCCAGCGAGGTTGTCCCTGTGGGTCAAAAAAGAAAGTAGCCCTGAGATTCCCGCAGGTGACCTGCAAAACTGCCTCTGCTGTTTTAGGAAAGACGCTGAAGTTTATGAAGAACTTGCCTTGTTTTCAGGAACTACCAGTGCATGATCAGCTGGCTTTGGTCAGGAGTTGCTGGGCTCCGCTTTTAATGCTTGGTCTGGCACAGGACAGAGTTGACTTTGAGACCACGGAGGCCCCAGAGCCCAGTATGTTACAGAGGATTTTAACTAGCGGGCAGGAGAAGCCAGGAGACACGCACCGGCAAAATGATCAACAGCTTTCAACGACAGAGATCCAGGGCATTAAAGCCTTTCTAGAAAAGTGTTGGGCGCTGGATATAAGTACCAAGGAATATGCTTACCTGAAAGGGGCCGTTCTTTTTAATCCAGGTTGGTATTTTAGAACATGGATGGCACATCGCACCTGGGAAATACGCCAGTGTGAAGTGCTTTCTTGAAGTtgcaaacaattttttttttttttttttttttttaacgaaacAGTTAATTGTAACTGGTCTTTTGCACCATTAGTACATTTGTTTACGGTActggtgtgaaaaaaaaaaaacacgtaaaaCTTGTAGTCACCGcttactgtttaattattatcatagttataataataataataataataataataataataataataataatttccagttGTTTATCCAGTATTCTATAAATGCCACACTTCAGGATAACTGATTTGATCAAATTGCATTTACCAAAATAGAATAAACTGAATCAACTAAACCATTGTTCAGTAATGATAGTAAGGATACACATCATGCTACAATCACACTTTCTGTAAATACACCAGTTTCATATTTTTAATACATAATGAAGGGAAGTGGAACATTTCAGAATAAGATCTCTTGAGGATTCAAATGTAATCTTGTAATAAAaatacctatttatttatttatttatttatttatttatttatttgtttgtttgtttgtttgtttatttataggtATTTATCATTAATTAAACTATAGATAATAATGAAAAAGCTTCTTTAACTTACACAAACATACAGTGCAACATAAAACCATTTTAGCGATGTCTGTGTTTCTATTGAACCATGTTGCGCAAACTGGACTTACATTAATGGTGCTAATCTTGTTTCTGCAGATCTACCAGGGCTGCACTGTCTACATTATATCCACTGTCTACAAAGTGAAGCTCAGCAAGCACTAAACAAATATGTAAAGATTATTCACAGAGAAGACCTTACAAGATTTGCCAAACTGATGATTGCACTTTCCATGCTGAGACCCATTAATGCAAATGTCATTGCAGAACTGTTCTTTAGACCCATCATTGGTGCAGTCAACATGGATGACCTATTGCTGGAGGTGTTCTATGCCAAATAACAGCATTATTACTGAACGATAATGTACACTTAAAAACAACTGTAACCTATCTTAAAATGAACACAGTAACGTTTTGATGAAGGTATACAGAAAAACAGTTTGTGTTCAAAGACAGCACAGTTGTGCTACAACACAATCAATGCTGTCTTTAACCAAGAATTTATAACAAACAGTGTTTATCGCTTAATCCAAATATTTCTGGGACAGATCTATTAAGAACTTTAAGTTCAATTtgcacaggttttttttgtgaaaaaaaagttacagaccTGTGACAAAATTAGCAATTTGAAGTAAAATAATTCTGTGTCCATTTTCATAGGTTTTTACATTGAAATGGGGGTATATTCACTTCAAATAACTGTGCATTGCTtaacttatttgtttttaaacatacattatttttgtataagttacataataataaataaaactattctTGATTTTTAGTCATTTGCAGTGTATTTGTAAAACACGAATCTCTAAATATTTGGtctaaatggaaaaacaaactgaTCATTTTAGAAACCATGCAGCTGTCACTTACTATGTAGTCAAGCAGCTGTCATGCCTACATTTAGTCCCTGGCAATACTCCCTCCTTGACGGTAAACATTGAATCAATCACATTGAATGGCTGCAGCGAGTGgccattttttattattgctattaagatttgttgtatttgaaatgttcaTATCCACAAGTTTCTTTTATTAATGCGTGTGGGTTACTGTTAGTGCAGAACCATATGGTTTCTTTCTCTGGAATCCTGTGTGTAAGTTATATAAGTAACCAACATCACATTCTGAAGTACAGAGGTTTTATATAACAGCTCCAGTAGAACACCAAAGGGTTCTAACACAACATTTATGCAACATTTATGTTTGTATAAGCAAATTCCATTAAGTTTTAACTTAACAGCTACTTACTGTGTTAACTCCTTTCTTCTCATTATAAACCCTCTTAGCCAATGAAAGCCTACAATTcacaaacattttattatttgtttatttagcagacatttcACATCTTAGTGTCAGCTGACTGCAATTCTAGTGCTCATCACCCAAAGTGTGAATCCAATTTTTCTCACCCCCTACCTCACCTAACCCCGCCCCTTACAATGCAGAATCAGGGCCAACGATAGCCCTTGCGCTGTACTATTGCTGAGTTTGATACCAAAAAATGACTCAGCTATGTATTTTTAGTAATGTTACTACCGTATTCCTGAGAAACAAATGGGGCTGCTGCAGggtttgatttaatccaggccaCAGTAAACTGTATTTACCCTATTTTGAATCAAGTGCCAGTGTCTATTTTCTGAAAGGATTGACATAATTGTAgcagtaaataaaataacacgAACAGTTACATCACTGTTATGAGTAGTTTTCTGACAGTTTTACAACTGAaattatggtaacactttatttgaATTGGATGTCGTGTAACACTTTTATCAGGCTACATAACATAGTATAACTATATGCATAATTCTCCATCATCACTTTGAAACCTGCCAATAATGTGCATATAAGTATTCATAACATGTTGACATAACATTTGTTAGAAACCAAAAGCACAGTACTGTAATTGAACATGTCTGTGACTCATTGGTCTTAGCACTATTACAGGCATTTTTCAGATACTGATTATAAAATAATGAAAATTTTTTTTGCAGCGTTATAGTAACAAAAGGTTATATTTCATGGCATCAATATTTTCTGACACATATCGCCAACACTGATTCATAGAGAAGGCATTGCAGTTCCTTTTCCAAATCTGTACTTTAAACCCTACTCCATTTAACCTGATTCGCTGCAACATCTTAAAAGATTACAACATTCAATGTGACCCAACCAGGGAAGTCGTTCTGTGTTCATTGTTACATGTTGTTACATTGAAATGGAGGTATATTCACTTCAAAGAACTCTGCATTAGctaatttggttttaaaatacattatttttgtacaacttaaataataataaagaaaactatTCTTGATCTTTAGTCAtttgtgtatttaatgtttaGCTCTCTTTTTTGTTGCTGGTTACACACTGTTACAAACTATAATTTTAACAACATATTTTGACAAGACCTCTTGTCACTGGCACTGAGAAGCCTTGATTGTCACTTCTTTGGTGTCGTTAATTATTTTACCATTTTCTTCTAGTTCTTCAAGGTATTACATGTTGATTTAAAAAGATtcatcccagggcttaaaggacgAGTTATAAAGAACTTAATCTATTTAGCCTATAACAGGgaagaattaggggggacatTATTGAAGTCTTAAATCTTAAAATAAGTTGCATAGTTAACCTTAACCAGTACTTTAAGTGCAGtatagaaaccaggaccagaggacattACCATGGCAACCTACAGTagactgtattatatatatatataatatgccaaGCACATCCCTTAAAAACATGCCTACGCTGGCCACCTACAGTAGTAGGTCTCACACTTTACATAAAGCTTGCCTTATGTTACATTTGGTATATAATCATACAATGAAAACATTAGTTATGCTCCAAGTTTTTGCTGACATCAAGACAA
Encoded proteins:
- the LOC117407495 gene encoding nuclear receptor subfamily 0 group B member 1-like, which gives rise to MACYDGCQCSNDRKQSSILYSILKNDNHAQLRRHQGTIQRGCPCGSKKKVALRFPQVTCKTASAVLGKTLKFMKNLPCFQELPVHDQLALVRSCWAPLLMLGLAQDRVDFETTEAPEPSMLQRILTSGQEKPGDTHRQNDQQLSTTEIQGIKAFLEKCWALDISTKEYAYLKGAVLFNPDLPGLHCLHYIHCLQSEAQQALNKYVKIIHREDLTRFAKLMIALSMLRPINANVIAELFFRPIIGAVNMDDLLLEVFYAK